A region from the Thermoanaerobaculia bacterium genome encodes:
- a CDS encoding MogA/MoaB family molybdenum cofactor biosynthesis protein translates to MIRVAILTVSDAVAAGEREDGGGPALAAACREALPDVRVEESAVVADDRTAIAERIRRWSRAGLDLVLATGGTGVSPRDRTPEAFRDAVDFEIPGLAEKMRAETGAAFPAAYLSREVAGVAGATVCLALPGSPRGAVECFRSVAALLPHAIALVRGERPPHPAPDQPGGAS, encoded by the coding sequence ATGATCCGGGTCGCGATCCTCACCGTCTCCGACGCGGTCGCGGCGGGGGAGCGGGAGGACGGCGGGGGGCCCGCGCTCGCCGCCGCCTGCCGAGAGGCGCTGCCGGACGTCCGCGTCGAGGAGAGCGCGGTGGTGGCCGACGACCGGACGGCGATCGCGGAGCGAATCCGGAGATGGAGCCGCGCGGGGCTCGACCTCGTCCTCGCGACCGGCGGAACGGGAGTGTCGCCCCGGGACCGGACCCCCGAGGCCTTCCGGGACGCCGTCGATTTCGAGATTCCCGGCCTCGCGGAGAAGATGCGCGCGGAGACGGGAGCGGCGTTCCCCGCGGCCTACCTCTCCCGCGAGGTCGCCGGCGTCGCCGGCGCCACGGTCTGCCTCGCGCTTCCCGGCTCGCCGCGCGGGGCGGTCGAATGCTTTCGGTCCGTCGCCGCGCTCCTGCCCCACGCGATCGCGCTCGTCCGCGGCGAGCGCCCCCCGCATCCCGCCCCGGATCAGCCGGGCGGGGCTTCGTAG